Proteins encoded within one genomic window of Kibdelosporangium phytohabitans:
- a CDS encoding LLM class flavin-dependent oxidoreductase, whose protein sequence is MAIPYSVLDLATVGEGHTSAQALRDSIELAKRTEELGYHRYWVAEHHNMPGVASSAPAVLIAHLASATSSIRVGSGGVMLPNHAPLVVAEQFGMLEALHPGRIDLGLGRAPGTDPRTAHALRRSPQPLSADDFPEQLSELIAYFRGEAEGIAAVPAAGNQPPIWLLGSSGYSAQLSGMLGLPFAFAHHFSAQNTLPALALYRQNFRPSAVLDKPYAMVAAGVICADTDEQAAYIAGPGALSFLKLRSGRPGLISTPEEAAAYPYTDVERLIVEDRLSSQIVGSPSTVERGIEKLLSETEADELMITTMVHSATDRLHSYELVAGLRA, encoded by the coding sequence ATGGCCATCCCTTACTCGGTACTCGACCTCGCCACCGTCGGCGAGGGCCACACCTCAGCCCAGGCGCTGCGCGACTCGATCGAGCTGGCGAAGCGCACCGAAGAACTGGGCTACCACCGGTACTGGGTGGCCGAGCACCACAACATGCCCGGCGTCGCGAGCTCGGCGCCCGCAGTGCTGATCGCACACCTCGCGTCGGCGACGTCGAGCATCCGCGTCGGCTCGGGCGGCGTGATGCTGCCCAACCACGCGCCGCTCGTGGTCGCCGAACAGTTCGGCATGCTCGAAGCGCTGCACCCGGGCCGGATCGACCTCGGTCTCGGGCGCGCCCCCGGCACCGACCCGCGCACCGCGCACGCGCTGCGCCGCTCCCCGCAGCCGCTGTCGGCCGACGACTTCCCCGAGCAGCTCAGCGAGCTGATCGCGTACTTCCGCGGCGAGGCCGAGGGAATCGCCGCCGTCCCGGCCGCGGGCAACCAGCCGCCGATCTGGCTGCTCGGCTCAAGTGGTTACAGCGCACAGCTTTCCGGGATGCTCGGGCTGCCGTTCGCGTTCGCCCACCACTTCAGCGCGCAGAACACGTTGCCAGCGCTTGCCTTGTACCGTCAGAACTTCCGGCCATCGGCCGTGCTCGACAAGCCCTACGCGATGGTTGCCGCGGGGGTGATCTGCGCCGACACCGACGAGCAGGCCGCGTACATCGCCGGTCCCGGCGCGTTGTCGTTCCTCAAGCTGCGTTCCGGCCGTCCCGGGCTGATCTCCACGCCGGAGGAAGCCGCGGCGTACCCGTACACCGACGTCGAACGGCTCATCGTCGAGGACCGGCTGTCGTCGCAGATCGTGGGCAGCCCGTCGACCGTCGAGCGCGGCATCGAGAAGCTGCTGTCCGAGACCGAGGCCGACGAGCTGATGATCACCACGATGGTGCACTCGGCCACCGACCGGCTGCACTCGTACGAACTCGTGGCGGGCCTGCGGGCGTAG